CATTTCATTCGAATCGCAGCCACTAGGTGGGCCTGGTCGGCGGCGGACCCCCAGACCAGTtgagggaggatggggaggctgGCAAATGATGACAGTGGAAAGACTTGCAGttgccctcaggtgtaggcctggcagaactgTTCTGTTTCGCGGGCTCtgtggaactcatttaggtcctgcaaggccctgatgttacttggtagaCTGTTCAACCAGGCCGGGGCCGAGAATGTCCCcgctcttgtcaaggacagccgcatGTTCCGCAGGCCGGGAACCACATGCtagagactgaacctggaaccttcggCCTGCAAGGCAGAGCTTTGCGCTACTGGGCGACGGCCCCTTCACTCACCTCCGTGAAGAAGGACCGCTCTGCCATTGGTAGAAACAGCAGCCTTGGCGTTGCTTTCAGACAGGCCGAACAGCCACCCTCTGCTCAATTCGTTAAGGATCCTCACGCACAGAGAGGGCAAGGAGTTTAAAGGCAAATGGCTAAACTCCCATCTATCAAGAAGAGCTACTGTGGCACAGTGGGCACATTTCTAAGGAACCATAATTCCACTTGGCGAACTTTGTTTTTTGTACGCCATTGAGGTAATCTTGGGACAGTAAAGCAGGGTCCAAATCGCCCAAATAAAATCCAGCCATCAAGCAGGTGAGCTTGAGACATGTGTGCAGATCTTCCCTCGGCCACTGACCATTTCCCACTTTCAGCCTCAGCTTCCCAggtagggggggaaatcaaaacgATTTGCCCAAGAATGGTCAGTTAGATGAACAGGAGGATGTATTTTAAATTACTAAACCAggtgtccccaacatggtgcccgctgacatcttttctggcaccggccaagtgttttcaggaagtgggtggggccaggtaaggctttggcccagcaaggcttgtgattggctgtgcaggctttttaaaatgttgctttggcagccactgccagtacagcacaaggatctataccatgttgctgaagttaagctgtggcgatcattttgttgctggctccccctcccacggcagccattttgtggcagtcattttatTGCTGCGTCTACCATactgcgtcagaattccaaatgtgctcgcAGGTTGGAGACCTCTGTGCTAAACAAAATGGTTTTAAACAGCTAATATCAGAAATGAATCATTATTAGGCCAGAAAGAAGCCTAAACTTGTAGTGTGAAACTTCCCATTCCATCCTGAACTATTTGATCTAGCTGTACCCTTAAGTTCCCTCATCCATAACCCTCCCAGCCCTACAAATTCCCTTGATACTTAACAGCACAAAGTCCTGGCTTCCCTCTCCAGACCCACATTGTACCTCCAACCCCTACTTTACTTGGCTTTCTCCTAAGTTCTGTACTTTCCTTTACCCCATCCTCCCCATAAATTCTCAGCTCACTGATTACCCATTCTCCTCCACTCCCTTCAGCCCCCCACTCTTTCCTTCCATCAGCTTTGCCAGCCTCCTAAATCTCCTGATCTCCTGCATCCCTTTCTGTCAACGGCATCTTTTCTCTCTAGGCTCTGGGTGAGGTTTGTTCCATGTAACCTTTCACTCTGCAGTCCACCAGCAGTGTTGACCAACATTCCGTTGCCAATAGTTTCTCTGAAGCAGAGAAGGCGAGAACAAAGCAGCAACACACTTTTATCGCGAAGGCAGTAGCATTTTAAATGTCCCCATGGGCATGCATGTAAAGGATACAGGTTAGCCACATCGTAAGGACCCCGTAGCTGTAAAGGCTAAAGCAGAAAACAATACCATGATAAGTACTGAGGTTAGATAATAAAACGTGTAGTAGtactcaaattcaaatttattaatacggtcagcTCCAAattccaacacatcaaaatttccagactaaacagttgtgcaccgcagaatcacagactgcccgtacaaataaaggtgtaagatcaataaaaacaacccctgattaaaattatcaggGCCATGTAGCAGTAGACTCAAGGAGGGCATCACGTAATGATTGAATGCAGGGTCACGCAACCAAAATTTGGAGTCCAGTCTTTCTCTGCCTGACCAAGTCAATGACATGGCTCCTTGGTTTTAACGGTCCCAGTCTTAACCTTTGCATCATCGGATGGTCAGCAACTTGGGAGTTGTGCGGAACAGTCTTGCTTTGTTGCTGTTAGAAAAGCCAATACTTGTGTCAATATtacttaagagccagcgtggtgctgtggttaagagtggtggactctaatctggaaaaacgggtttgattccccactcctccacgtgaagccagatgggtgaccttgggctagtcacagctctcttagagctctctcagcctcacctacctcacaaggtgtctgttgtggggagaggaagggaaggtgattgtaagccggtttaattctccttaaaaagtagagaaagtcggcatataaaaaacagctcttcttcgtAAGTTCTCCCAAGTAGATCAGAATACTTATACATGCACATGCTGCTTCTTTATCAAGACAggatttaagttttttttaaattattcatttCCAGCATCTATTACAGGTAGGTAGGGAAGTAGCATTTATTGTGtagggccaaaggccattacaattagGACTGACAAAAGGGGACATAGAGAAACTGCAGCAAAAACAATAACATTACGAAGTTAAATGCATGTCAAAACTCAttaaatacacacacaagcaCCCACGTACAAAGAAGCTATCAGTTATCTATTGCAGATTTACACGCATACATGCACCTGCGAGCTTACCTTTTCTGCTGCACTGGACAGTACAATATTCTAGGGAACAAAACATGATTCATTTTAGACAAAATGAGATCTAATAGTTTAGTCTGAGTTAACAGTTGCTGAACATACTTCCTCTCCTGTTTCAAATTCCCCCAGTTTAGAGGTCCACAGGCAATCAGTTGGACACAAGCTACTCCCATCAAGAAGATTTCCTCTATACAAACCAGTACGGTATACTGGCTACAGGGCTGGACTAGGCCTGGGGAGACCTTGGGTTCAAATTCTCATTCagctatgaagcctgctgggtgcccttgagccagtcactcttcagaccaaccgacctcacagggttgttgtgaggataccacAATAAAGGGGAGAACCGtgtacactgctctgagctccttggaagagccAAGTTAACAATGCAACAGACAGGTTTATTTCACCGGGTATCACGCTTCCCTGTTCAGATCCCTTTAGTGCTCATGAGATATGGCCCCTTTTCCACAGCTGAATGAGAAagctgttgtggagagaggagacAGAGAAGAGGAAGGTTTCCTTTGTGATACAAGAGTGTTAGGCTTATGTCCCACCCAGCAAAGGGCAATACACATGTGCATGAGGCTCCTGGGCATGATTTACAGGTACAACCGGATGCTATGGCGAGCAGGCTGCTCACATCTACAGCCTTTACCCCActcagtgagccagtgtggtgtagtggtcaagaggggtggctggagcggtggactcagatctggagaaccgggtttgattccccactcttccataggagcggcggatgctaatctggtgaaccgggttggtttccccacccttacacctgaagccagctgggtgactttggactagtcacactctctcagccccacctacctcacagggtgcctgctgtggggaggagaagggaaggtgattgtaaggcggtttgattctccctttagcggtagagaaagttgtcatataaaaataaattcttattcttcttcagcAGATGGGGTCCACTGAGTCAGCACTGATCCCTTTCTATTTGGGGGGATTCGGAGGACTGGTTTAGACATGCCCCTTCCATGCCTCCAAACAGCCGATCAGTGTTTGGCAAAGACAACAGTGCCAACTCTCTACTTGTCAAGAAAGGCAGCTGCGCACAACTTGCTGTCTTGATGCTACAGTGTGATCTCCTCTAAGGCTGCATAACCTTTCCAGGTAACAAAGCTAGAAATAGTTGTGGCAAAGGTTCCCGTTTGCATTAGAAGATCATTAACTACACTATTTCCAGATAGAATCGTTCATTATCCTCTCTCCTGACAAAACAAAGCTTGGAGCTGCCCACGCTTAATTCCAGCGAGTTAACTCAAAACCATTCAGGAGGCAGAAAGCAGGGCAAAGCCTTTCGTTTTCAAACCTCACCTTTCCTCTGCAGATCTGCATCAGGCTGAGCGCGTTGGAAATTGTGTATCTTCTCATTGTGGAGTCTTTGATGGCAGGCACATAAACAAGTTCAAAGTATATGCCTCGATCTATTGCCTTCACATGAAAGGAAAATAATCATAATTGGAAAGCAGCAACACAGTCAAATCTCACAGCTATTGTCTATGACTGATGTGTtttcctttcctgcctcctctggTATAGAGAGGCAGCCAATGGGACAAAGGAACGGTTCTAGGGAAAACacagtcctccccccccaccccgccgccaaCGCACGCCAAACTAAAGATGCTACAATCCACATTAATACTCTCAGATTCAGAACACTTAGGGTGTTTAGCAGAGATTTCCAAATCCAAAGGTATTCTATTCAaaaagcagaggggaaaaaacGGAATCCAGAGATACATGTCAATGCAGAATCAGGGCACTTCACAGCATCCCTGTTTGTGACGATCACAGGGAGTGAGGGCTGAACTGAAATTGAGTAGGCCAGGACTGCTGAGTCGGGCAAACCCCTGTGGCAGGGCGCTAAATGTACTCAGGTGTCACAACAAATGGCGGTTTCTTTAAACTGCAGTTTGTCGCACGAGCTCGGACATATGTAACAGAACGCAGTTTGCTTGCaaatcccaggaagtctgctgcttgcctccttccctgcctccaTACAGAATCTGCAGGTGCTGTTCCCAAGCTCCCGAGCTTTGCCAGGCTGCTGGCGAAGCCCTCACTGCTACCTGTGCGGCCCTCTTGTTATTGGTCAGCCAGAACAGAGAGGCGCACTAGAACCAAGAGTGCTCTTAAAGCAGCCTAGCCTGCAGTCATGCTGTGATCTGTAACCAAAACAAAGATGTGGGGAAAACGGTCCACATTCTCGTACCAGTGAAAAGAACTTCTTTAGCTGAGCACAGcatggcaacccccccaaaaaaccccacattCTTCCACTagccaaaaataaatacataaataacccaagggagaacataagaatacaagaaaggccgtgctgcatcaaacaaaggtccatcaagtccagcagtctgttcacacagtggccaaccaggcgtctctaggaagcccacaagcaagacaactgcagcagcattatcctgcctgtgctccaaagcacctaatataataggcatgctcctctgatcctggagaaaaacACAAACCAAAAATGAGGGTCAGGACCCACACACTCAAGTAGTAGACCACCTTACCACGTTAACCGAAGGCCTTTTGATGTAGAAGGGCAGCTTTTCTGTTACATTGATGCACACGAGATCGACATCTAAGGTTGTGCAAGCCACCTGTTTCGAAATTTGAAAAGCAGAGAATAAGAGCATTTCATTTCTAAATGACACGCGCGCACAGAAGACTCTTTCCCGCAGTGTTAATAAGCGGGATGTTCTCCTGAAGGAACTCATTTGGCTTTCAACACGTCGCCCAAGGAAGCAATTGTTGTTTGGAAGACTGCCTATGCCCGAAGGCTGAGTCCCACTACAATGAGCTGGCAGTTGTCTGCCCAGGAATGGATACAGGATGTCCAGTGACACACTATGCAACAGGGCTCTCTGCTTTGTGAGGTCAAAGCAGGAAAGTGTTAATCAAGCCAGCATTTCAAGCACAGAGAACTCAGATACACAGGGGCGGTAAGAGGCTCATTAACTGGGGGGATGCACATGACaggaagatgtccaagatgtccaGGGGGGATGCTGCCTTGCCTATGCTGGAAACACATTACCATAGAGtctatcaatatcattttagatatagatatagaccttttttcttttttggctcaGGTGATTATAGAAGGGAATGAGACGGGGGGATAGCAGGGGATGcccagagaagaagaggagttggtttttatataccgactttctctaccacttaaggaagaataaaaccggcttacaatcaccttcccttctcctccacacaacagacaccctgtgaggtaggtggggctgagagagctgtgactagcccaaggtcacccagctggcttcctgtgtaggagcggggaaagaaatccagttcaccagattagcctccaccgctcatgtggaggagtggggaatcaaacctggttctacacattagagtccaccgctcttaaccactcttaatTATTCTTGCATCCTGGCGATAGGTTGGTGAACTCACAACTGACCCAAGACTGTAAGTACCTCAAGTAAATGAGAAGGGAGgcaagtggctcagtggtacggcatctgcttggcattcagaaggttgcaggttcaatccttgacacctccagttaaaaggatcaggtaccaggtgatgtgaaagacctctaccagagaccctggagagctgctgccagtccgagtagacaatacttgctttgatggaccaatgatcggAATCAACATATAGCAGCTTTATGTAATCAAGTCCTACAACCAAAAGTCCTGCAACCAAAGTTACCCACAGCCTCTTTTTGGGGCCTGGCAGACCAtaagggtcagtattgtctactttgactggcagcagctctacagggtctcagacagaggtctttaacatcacctaccagctgatccttttagctggagatgcaggcgattgaaactgggactttgTGCATGCAAGGCATGGCCTGCTCTTACGTTTTTCACTGGTTTCTCAAAACGGTAAAAAGAAAATCCTGCAACTTTTGTCAAGATCAACtagaatatgaaaaaaaaaatctgctttttaaaCAGGGCCTAATTTCCCTGCAGCCTGTAGGAATTTAAAATACTAGATATTCAAAAGGGAAAAGAATGCTTGGGGAAAGAGGGCACATGGGCAGAATGCTTCCTCATGGCACACTGCCCACAGTTGCGCTTTCCTCTGGTATGAGAGGCTACAGCTCCACCTGGTGGACAAAGGACTCATCCTCACACCAAAAATGTTCCTTGAATGCTCCAAAGTAGCGGgatcccaaaccttttgagtcatggagcacttttcaggagataaatttgtcacggagcagtAATTTTCACCAAGCACCtttatactaaaccgaatgacagtagtattgacAATTGAAGGTAGTTTAAGCATTTGGGAATAATAATTTCTACTCAATACTTACCTACACACAGCTCATGGCCGCAAAAATTCACTATTTTGAGATCtcgtcacatttattttatttattttctttccaatctcttcacggagcactaggagatgtttcgaggagcaccaagtgctccgtggagcacagatTGGGAACCGCTCCTCCAAAGAACCCAGCTTTATGTGCTCCTTAGATGtgggattattttttaaaatatatatgctgAAAAATTAGCACTGGTATTAGTTTCTCGCCTTGTCGCTCTCTCTTTAAGCGGCACGACTAAATCTCTCCAAATCAGAGATCCACTGAAATCACTCTTTgccaacattattttaattattatttcggaggaggaggagaagaagaaggagaagaaggagaagaagagttggtttttatatgctgactttctctaccacttaaggcagaatcaagccggcttacaatcaccttcccttcccctccccacaacagacaccctgcgaggaaggtgagggtgagagagcatgacgtgcccaaggtcatccagctggcttcgtgaggaaacaaatccagttcaccagattagcctccgccgcagttgtggaggagcggggaatcaaacccggttctccagatcagactccaccgctccaaaccactgctcataaccactacaccaagctggctacaTCTGAAGAGATTTTATGTGTGCAATGCTGTTGACATACATTCTGTCATAAACCCTACAATAGAGCTTTAAAGTAAATCAGGAGCTGAGGCTGAGAAAATCCGAGGTATGCCTTGAAACTGGTTGCTTCCCAGCTTCCCCTTAATGCTGCACTGGTCCATAATTCTCTGCAATACCATCGCTTCAGAAGGGTCGCACCATAACAGAGGGAATCATCCACCATGCTTGTGGGTTGAGTAAAACCATCAACACTGATCATTCAACAGTGGAATGACAGACTCTTTATTCCACGGCAGCAATTGTACCACATTAAAAAGAGGTGGATACGGTAGCAAAACAACCATTTTTGCAAGCGAGTCCAAAACTATCCGCCCATCTCTTgggaggctaactgatggtcaacaaaaatggaccctccatgcctctactacagctaaaagactcgtattacaacactggagagataaatgcccacctcttgTAAATTAATGGATTCAGTACCTtagaactttatcaatatttgaatgcttGGCATATAGCTGACTATTGCATAtgaacttatttttagatatgtgGAAAGCTTTTATAGAATTATGAGTAGATTTGCCACCACtgtaatatacacacacacatgctgtgtGTCTATTTTACATacactatttttttcctttttttagttgctggattttgagtttttttctgttgttctttttttaaaaaaaagaaaaaatagtttttaaacaGCAGTCCAAAACATCAATCACATTATGTTTTTGCTCTACGGGCTGGGGGGCTGAACTTACATGAAAGAGTTTCCCGTTCTTAGGAAATACAGCGAAGATGTCATAAAATTTTATGTTTGTAGATGTTGCTCTCTggtacaggagaaaaattaaactgTGTTATGGAAAATGCGATGTATGAGATATTTATCATACtaaccagataaaaggaagaaatgATACTTTATGGTGTAAAGCTAAACTATGCCCCCCCCAATGGCTAAACAATTTGGTGGATAATATTCGCAGCAAACTTCATTCAGTGCTGAAGCAGTGGTAGCAGGCAGTCTTTCAAGACCCTTCACAGAATTTTAGTCCTATAAACACACAGAGCTTGCACGTTTCTAGCCCTCAATAATCCAACAGTGGCTAAAAGACTATTAATTCACTATTACATTTATAACCTGCTGTTCTACAAAGTTCTCAAGGTGGATCACAACATAAAGATTAgaaatttcaaaactttaaacagtgcgatcctaacagagcaatcctgaagaggggggggcgaaaggggtttggagccagcatgacccctgcgcTGGAGTTAATGacacttgcactggctaaattGGCACTCTCCAGTGCAGGGGCCACTTACGCTGATGCCGGAGAGCCGCACGGCAGCGCCATGTATGGGCTCTGGCgcagctgccacagcagcatTTCCCCAGCACAAGGGCTCGCGCTGGTGCCAAAGAGGACATTCCCGGGGTCAGGGTCAGCtcactggggcctttcgcccggGGAATGCCCTCTCTTGCTGGTgcaaacttgcacctgcaaaaagggaggcatagcccatgaaactgcatagagcagtttcatAGGGTTTTCtgaaaattacatttttggcttCCTGccccctttggattgcactgtaagaacgCTTTTGTGGTACGATcccaagaacacttccctgggagcaAGCTTCACTGAGTAGATCAACTTAGGACTGCTCTCTAAATATTATCATCAAAAATTTAATTGTGTAACAGCACAATTAAATAAACAGCACTAACCAGAATAAAAGGGCCCCATTGAAAATATAAAGGCCCCATTGATAATAGTGATGTGCTGTGATACAAATGTCACTAATGGACAATAAAAAGATTATAGCCCGTAAAACCTCATGAATTAAAATGTTCATTCTGGATTCTGTCAAAAAACAGAAGTTGGTGAATGTTATGGGAACCATTACAAGAATTCTCACTCACCTATGAAGGGAGACACCAACCTCAGAAACTGCAAAAAAGGTTATCACAAAACTAAGAAAATATGTCTACTAGCAGTTTctaattgttcaagattttctattccttggcttcatcatcagccaaaagggagactgcaaccaagaaatcagaagattgagactgggaaggaaagccatgaaggagctagaacagattcttaagtgtaaggatgtgtcgctggctaCTCTGGCCCTATATACCTCTTAAGGGCATACCAGGTAGCTTAGGGCAGTCCATAGGGAGTCACTGTGACCCACTGCCATGAAGGGCACCTGACTCTAATCCACCGTAGTTACAGTCTAGcaaaacagcttgcaaaatgcattcCAGACTTACTAGGATATTGCAGTGGGATGGATCAGAAACAACCAGCGTTAGTCGTGACAAAATCTTAATTGGCTTGGATTTCCCCTGTAAAGGAAAAGTCGAGACTGTGAGGAGAGGAGAAAAGCAGAAACCATGGCAACAGCCCTCCTACTCgtcattaaaataaaacaaagaatgaCGCTGCGTTCAAAAAATCAGTGCCCACGCAAATCCTCTTTTCCCGAGGAAGCCAAACGTATCTTTGCCCTCTCTTTAATCCACAAGAGGTCTATTTTCAGTTAGGCAAAGAGTTTAAACCGTGTGGTTTGCCCCACCCCTTCCATAGAACTCCACTTAGCTCAAGGACATGTTTCCTCCTCCCAAAAAGCAAGTAATTGTCAGTAATGCCCCTTCTACTGCAGCAGTGAAgcatttccttttttctcttggCGGCTATAAGCCCACTCCGCAAGCAGGAATTTAAGCAAGAATTGCCTTTAATTTGTAATcaatggaaatgtgagagagaAGTTTATTTAGTACAGTTGGTAGCTACCTTTCCTCTCCACTTGCAAGTACAGGGGTTTTCAGTCACATCTCTGTCACCGGCATTCAAGTGTGACCCACAGTTTGGATTTCCATTCCTGATAATGAGGAGGCACACAGGACGGATGTGTGCACAGGCTGTGTTTGTATGCTACCCCCTAAgaaacctctttttttttttaaaaaaaaaagaggacccATGTTTTGAATGAATGACCCAGCAATATTGGCATTGCCCACTGAGAA
This window of the Euleptes europaea isolate rEulEur1 chromosome 5, rEulEur1.hap1, whole genome shotgun sequence genome carries:
- the RPP30 gene encoding ribonuclease P protein subunit p30, encoding MAGFVDLNLPHSPEKASLQKLVESAAHLGYSTVAINYVVDYEEKKKEVVKPISPSELFTSLPMVQGKSKPIKILSRLTLVVSDPSHCNILRATSTNIKFYDIFAVFPKNGKLFHVACTTLDVDLVCINVTEKLPFYIKRPSVNVAIDRGIYFELVYVPAIKDSTMRRYTISNALSLMQICRGKNIVLSSAAEKPLQLRGPYDVANLGWLFGLSESNAKAAVSTNGRAVLLHGETRKTACGVVYTVKKPRSPDEDDSTPATKKAKMAL